CCGTCATTTACTGATAATATTACGATTTGTTTCCACACAAGCTACATACAACTTTAGATTTTACTAATATAAATGACTTCAGCAAAGAAAATCAATCATTATtgctttttatataaaagaggTCGAATTCTAAAAAGATCAATAACACTAGAGGAGGTGTGTCGAGTTCACAACTATATAAAAGAGGTCGAATTCTGAAAAGATCAAAAAATCTGTCAGCGATCACATGATAAAGACACTTtggtaatgtttttttctttgttataacTATGGATGAAGACAATTTCGTCCagaaaaatattctaataatttttgaaaaatatgagtCATTCTAGTAATAATACAACTAAGTTATGTCATTTTAGTAaacttcttatatatatatatatatatatatatcttcttgaTAAATAACAAAACACGCATGAAATCTATAATCTGTATCAGTTAAACcatagtttctttttctttacagGTTCCTAATGATGTAGTCGAAGTTGTTAACTTGGAGAGTGATACAGATGAAGATGGCGAgaacaataaatatattgtttgactTATAGTTGGCAAAGTATGTTCCAGTTGCTGCTGAAAGCCAAAGAagctgacttttttttttgtttctgaacATTTAGAAGCTGTAGTGTATGGAGGCTTGGAAGATTTACCTTGTTGGAAATATTCTCAACAGGTTTGTGtagtaaattattattattattatatatatatatatttttttttttttgtgtaagaGATTAAACTTAAGAATAATGTgacattatttcttttattttcttttggttttatagATGTATGGTGAGTGGCGTAAATGGTAATCTGATTCAAGTTGGTGAAGTTGGTGCTGGTAAGATCAAAATCATCGTCGATCTTTTTGGGTATTTATCTAAATGGATTTTCTTATATTGACAGTGAGATGTTTTTAATTGACTATTGCGTTTTAAAGGTGGCAAACTATATTAATGCGCTGAGACAAATATCGTTAGTCACCCATAGGCCATAGCtaaggatttaaaaaaaaaattcataagtTTGGACAAAAGGTTTGCATTATTTCCCTTATGCATATGCgctttcaaaaaaatttaaaccataaTGTAGTAGGCAGAGTTAGCTTCTCAAATCTTCCTCTTATAGTGATTCTAACAAATGAGGGAAGTACAAAAAAATGAATTCCAAAAGAATCATTCGTTTGCCACTTTCTTACTAAACGACAGTGTTTtgcctctctctcttttgtctttTCCCAACTATCCAAGATCTTCGCTAGCAATAAATAAGGAATACATTTTACACACCCCAAGAGCTAAGGAATacaaaaatattcttaaataatCACGACGTCAGACTTTGAATCGGATATCCATTTGACCATACCGTCTGGATACTTCAGAGATTACGTTTCTGTGTAAAAGTCCATAACATATTCTCAAAAAATAAAGCAGGATAAAAAAAGAACTGAATGGTTGGTTGGTGAAGAACGATGATACGTAGCTTCCGGTTTAGAGCTCCGACGAACCATCCCGGTTCCTCCATCAAAACCGACCACAGTCACCGGCTAATCAGGTTTCCGACGAGATGCTCGTCACCAGATCTCAGCCATTACACGGTTCTTGGTTTGACTCCTTTTGCATCTCAAGCCGAAGTCAAGCGGGCTTTCAAACGTCTCGCTCTTAAGGTAATAATGTCACAGTTTGCGTCCtatttcttgttttattttcttctttctttgggaGAAATGCTCTAAACATTTACTTTTCGAATCAATTCAAGAAATAAAAggatttaataagataaataaataaatgggaGAATGCAGTACCATCCAGATGTGCAAAAGGGAAAGGAGAAGGATTTCAAGGAGATCATATCAGCCTACGAGGTTAATTTTCTTGTTCTCTTTCTgctttcttgattttctttaaaattttaattaatggGTTATTAATATCAAGAAAGAAAGCCTTTGCTTTTGACCTGTTGTGtgtatgtgatttttttttacttcttgtTCTCTTTTCATATTATGACTTCATTATGTGATGTTAATAGTATTTAGACACTCTAATATGGATTTGAGAGCTTAGTATACTCAATAAAACAGCCACAAACTGACAGTGTCTTTTTTATCCATCACATTTTCAGTGTTTGATGCAAAAGTTTgagaatcaagaagaagaactaGAGGAGATTACAGAATTGGATGAAACCGACGAGTGGGAGGAATGGATGGGGTTCGAAGGTGGGATACCCTCAAGCGTGTACACTTCTTTTTAGAGAAAATATCAACGTGTACTTGTTACAATAGAGGTAGAGTCAGATAAACCAATATTTTGAACTCactggaaaaaaatataatataatatggaatgagaaaaatgttaaacaaatcATCAACTTTACGATTTGGATCATTATAATCCTCAGTTTTAAAATAACCACAAAAATCATACATTTATTATCAACAATCTAAAAAAACTCTAACTTTTCGTTGAATGGATCACTTTAAACCCGATGTTAATTACACTGACAGAATATTTAAACTCAGTTAATTTTTTTCGTAAAATAAAACAATGCCGTGTTTtgtcaattaaaaatatattttcttcgcCATCGAAAGCATCTGTTTTGCTCTTTTTCCTTTTATCTAAATCGTCGACTCCACTTTTGGCCCCAACGGCTTTGGATAATTCTCCGAGAAGCTCGCCACGAGATTGTCCTGACGCCGCTGACATAGACGCTACAGAGCTGGAACCACCAAATTTCTCTTGTCAAGACTTCTTGTTCTTTTGATTACCCATCTTTTCTCTCTACGATCTGGTTCGTCGAAGATTTTTGATGATGGTTCGTGATTTAGGATTCGTAATTTAGAGAAAACCTTCAAATCAATTTGAGAAATAATGAGAGgagatgtgtttttttaatcGACAAAACACGGTGTCTTTTTGGTTAACGATGAGAATTAACTGAGTTTAAATATTCTGTCAGTGTAACTAACGTCAGGTTTAAATTGATCCATTCAACGAAAagttagaaattttttaaatatttgataataaatgtGTGATTTTTGTGGTTATTTTGAAAGCTGAGGATTATAATGGTTCAAATCGCAAAGTTGAGgatttgtttaacatttttcccgatttgaaatatttgaactttaaaaaaGACATTAGTAGCTTTTGATGATAATAAATTATggtgtaaaaataaaaattacttttatggtaattttttcttttaatttgttgGTCACCATGTTTCATGAGTACTGCAGTATAATTTATTGGTTAGTCACTTATTTAagttttgtttaaaattgtttgaaataaatattatgGTTTTTGCATTATCAcatgttattataatttatttatttttgctaGAACAGAATAACACTCACAGATTAATTAAAGCTGTGACTGAAAGCTATTTTTAGAGTAGCTCTTGTCAAGTAAAAACAGATTTATACCAGGTTACAATCCAAACAAGATAAAAAATAGTTAGAGTGTCTTTTTGTGACTTTTAGAGTAAAAggttttttctctttcttatgGAGTAAAAGTTTTACTCTGAAATGTacttttctcttatttt
This Raphanus sativus cultivar WK10039 unplaced genomic scaffold, ASM80110v3 Scaffold0531, whole genome shotgun sequence DNA region includes the following protein-coding sequences:
- the LOC108826845 gene encoding chaperone protein dnaJ 8, chloroplastic, whose product is MIRSFRFRAPTNHPGSSIKTDHSHRLIRFPTRCSSPDLSHYTVLGLTPFASQAEVKRAFKRLALKYHPDVQKGKEKDFKEIISAYECLMQKFENQEEELEEITELDETDEWEEWMGFEGGIPSSVYTSF